A portion of the Malania oleifera isolate guangnan ecotype guangnan chromosome 3, ASM2987363v1, whole genome shotgun sequence genome contains these proteins:
- the LOC131150503 gene encoding uncharacterized protein LOC131150503: MAGLMGFSSFAPKTKNLVVAGGLTAFVFGVYFYTMRAVGGTDELQLAIDKFEEQKNKK; this comes from the coding sequence ATGGCCGGGCTTATGGGATTTAGCAGCTTTGCACCTAAGACCAAGAATTTGGTTGTTGCTGGGGGATTGACAGCTTTTGTCTTTGGGGTGTATTTCTACACCATGAGAGCTGTTGGAGGTACAGATGAACTTCAGCTAGCCATTGATAAGTTCGAAGAGCAGAAAAACAAGAAATAG